From Streptomyces sp. GSL17-111, one genomic window encodes:
- a CDS encoding helicase associated domain-containing protein, which translates to MPLLRFTQPRDPAVIARWLRTRVLQPDSEVWLTGYEALREWVAWHGNAHVPTDATIATDTHEQGYPVGRWVSEQRRAFSDGRLRPHRWEAAGRVGHGLGRR; encoded by the coding sequence GTGCCGTTGCTGCGGTTCACCCAGCCCCGTGACCCGGCCGTCATCGCACGGTGGCTACGCACCCGCGTCCTCCAACCCGACAGCGAGGTCTGGCTCACCGGCTACGAAGCCCTCCGGGAATGGGTCGCCTGGCACGGCAACGCACACGTACCCACCGACGCCACAATCGCCACCGACACCCACGAGCAGGGCTATCCGGTTGGGAGGTGGGTCAGCGAGCAGCGGCGGGCCTTCAGCGACGGGAGGCTGCGCCCCCACCGGTGGGAAGCTGCTGGACGAGTTGGGCATGGTCTGGGACGTCGCTGA